TTCCGATGAATCACATCCATGGACATCTCGTCGTCGAGCCCGGCACGCGCTTCGCGGTCGTGATGGCGAGATTCAACGAACTGATCGGCAATCGCTTGTTGTCGGGCTTTGAGGACGCCATCGTGCGCCACGGCGGGGAGGCGGCCAGCATTGACGTTTACTGGGTGCCAGGTGCCTTCGAGATCCCCTTGATGGCCCAGACCGCGGCAGAGTCCGGTCGCTATGGGGCGGTGGCCGCGCTGGGTGCCGTCATCCGGGGCGCCACCCCGCACTTCGATTACGTGGCTGGCGAGGCTGCGAAAGGCATCCAGGCGGCGGCCCTGAGTACCGGAACGCCGGTCGTGTTCGGGGTCCTGACCACGGACACCATCGAACAGGCGATCGAGCGGGCGGGGACCAAGGGGGGCAACAAGGGCTGGGAGGCCGGCATGACCGCCATCGAAATGGCCAACATGATGCGGGCCGTGCGCGCCGCGAGCCCCTCGGCGGTTCGCAGCAACGCCTGATTCTTGTGGTAGATGTACCTGGTGAGCCAGTCGGAGGCCGGTCCGTCGGTTTGCCCAAGCAGGGGAGATGTGGGCCATGATCCGGGACCATCTCGTGAAAGCCACCGCCGCCGGCGGACGCATCCGCGCCGTCGCGATCCGGACCACCGACCTTGCCGAAGAGGCGCGGGAACGGCATGACCTCTCCCCGACCGCCGCTGCGGCGATGGGCAAGGTGATGACCGGGGCGCTGTTGCTGGCCTCCACCCTGCGCAAATCGGGCCGTCTGAACGTGCGGTTGGTGGGGGGCGGTCCGATCGGCGGCATCTTCGTCGATGCCGGCACCGACGGCACGGTACGTGGCTACGTCGGCAATGCCGGGGTTGACCTGCCTGCCCGGGCGGACGGTCACCTTGACGTCGGGGGGGCGGTCGGACGCGACGGCCATCTCAGCGTGACCTACGACCTCGGTCGCCGCCCCTACACCGGGACGGTGGCCCTGGTGAGTGGCGAGATTGCCGACGACATCACCGCCTACCTGGCACACTCCGAGCA
This sequence is a window from Candidatus Sericytochromatia bacterium. Protein-coding genes within it:
- the ribH gene encoding 6,7-dimethyl-8-ribityllumazine synthase — its product is MNHIHGHLVVEPGTRFAVVMARFNELIGNRLLSGFEDAIVRHGGEAASIDVYWVPGAFEIPLMAQTAAESGRYGAVAALGAVIRGATPHFDYVAGEAAKGIQAAALSTGTPVVFGVLTTDTIEQAIERAGTKGGNKGWEAGMTAIEMANMMRAVRAASPSAVRSNA
- the hslO gene encoding Hsp33 family molecular chaperone HslO; protein product: MRDHLVKATAAGGRIRAVAIRTTDLAEEARERHDLSPTAAAAMGKVMTGALLLASTLRKSGRLNVRLVGGGPIGGIFVDAGTDGTVRGYVGNAGVDLPARADGHLDVGGAVGRDGHLSVTYDLGRRPYTGTVALVSGEIADDITAYLAHSEQIPSAVSLGIFVERGRVVSAGGLLVQLLPDAGDEIAERLEAAIRALPPYSAMDKEHMSLVQVLETALDGFKVDILQEDHLVRFACPCDLERVLTAIRLLGEAEIRDMIDVDGKAEVRCHFCGSKYQLSREDLERLVS